In the genome of Methylomagnum ishizawai, the window TGGACCGGATCGGCTCGGTGCCGCCCGCTTAGGCGGGGCTGGTTAGGGCCGGGCGCGACGGCGCAAGCCCGTTCGCTGGTTCCCAAGCTCCCTGGCCACAGGCGGTAAGGCGGGGACTCCCAGGGCTTTGGAATCAGCGCAGGTCGCGCCCGAACGGCAGCAGCGACAGCGGGATCAGCTTGATATGCTGCACGGCGAAGGGAATGCCGATGATGGTCAGGGCCAGTATGCCCGCGCTGGTCAGGTGCGCCACCGCGATGGGCCAGCCGAACAGCAATATCCACAGCAGGTTGAAGACCACCCGCAGGACGCTGTTGGCGTCGGGCAGTTCCACCACGTCCTTGCCGAACGGCGCGAACACCGCCAAGCCCAGCTTGATCGATTGCAACCCGAAGGGAATCCCCACCACGGTCAGGCACAGGGCCAGCCCGCCCAGGAGATAGCCCAGCCCGGCGATGAAGCCGCCGAATAGCAGCCACAGCAAATTTCCCAATAAACTCATGATCTACCTCCCATCTGGGCTGGTGCCGACGCCGCCATGCGGTTGGTGTGCGCTTGGGTCCGGCCCGTCTCCGGGGTTGGCCATTCCAGGCGGACGGGGTCGGGTGCCTTGCTGTAATAGGCGAATTGGTTGCGCCCGGCGTCCTTGGCCCGGTAGAGGGCGTTGTCGGCCATGCGGATCAATTCCTCGATATCGATGTGGTCCTCGGGATAGAGGCTGATGCCGATGCTGGCCGAGACCGATAGCGCGTGGCCATCGATGGAATAGGGCGAATCGACCGCCACGCACAGCGCATGGCCGATTTCCGCCGCCATTCCGGGGTCGGCCAGATCGCCCAGGATGACGGCGAACTCGTCGCCGCCCAGCCGGGCCACGGTGTCGGTGCCGCGCAATTGCCGCTTGAGGCGCTGGCCCACCTCGATCAATAGCTTGTCGCCGACGATATGGCCCAGGCTGTCGTTGATGTGCTTGAAGCGGTCGAGGTCGATGTACAGCAGGGCGAACATCCGGTTGTCGCGGCGGGCGCGGAGCAGCGCCTGCTCCAGGCGCTCCTTGAACAGGGCGCGGTTGGGCAGTTCGGTGAGGGGATCGTAGAACGCCAACCGCCGGATGGTTTCCTCCGAGTTCTTGAGTTCACTGATATCGTGGGAGACCGCCACGTAATGGGTGATGGCCCCGTCGCCGTCCTTGACCGGGGCGATGTAGAGCATCGACCAGTACAAATCGCCGTTCTTCTTGCGGTCCAGGAGTTCGCCCTGCCAGGAGCGGCCCTCCGAGAGGGTGCGCCATAAATCCTGGTAGATGGCCGGATCGGTGAAGCCGGAACCCAGGATCGAGACCTTGTGGCCCAGGAGTTCGCGTTCCTCGTAGCCCGTGCCCTGGCAGAACGCCGGGTTGCAATATTCGATCACGCCTTGGATGTCGGTGATGATGACCATGCTGGAACTATGCGCCATCGCCAGCGACAGCGTGCGCAATTCGCATTCGGTGGCGCGGTGTTTTTCCAGGATTTCGGCCAGTTCCTGGTTGATCGCCAGCAATTGCCGGGCGCTGGGGATCGCCACCAGTTTGGGCAGCAAGGGCCAGATCAGGGCGGCGGTCGCCATCGATGCCAGGGCGGTGACGGCCTTCACCAGCCCGGACAGCCAGTAGTCCGGCACCCAGGTGGTCCAGATCGCCAGCAGGTGGGTGGTGCCGCACAGGAAGATGAACAGCCCGAACAGCCTGAGCATCCAGTCGAACTGGAGGTCGGTGCGCCGCCGCACCAAGGCCAGGATGGCGAAGGGGATCGAGTAATACGACAGGACGATCAAGCCGTCGGAGACCACATGCAACCATAGCACGCTGGGTAGCCAGAGGTAGCAATTGCCGTGCGGCATGAAATGGGAGAAAGACAGTAATTCGGCCATATCATTCAATATAAGTCACTTGCAAAACGGACCGAACTCCCTATGGGCCGGCGTGGTTTTGCGATAATCGTAGCCGCAAACTCCCCACCCTATGAGCCATCCAACGATGAACCCATACCTCGCCGCCATAGACCAGGGTACTACCAGTACCCGTTGCCTTATTTTCGACCGCCAAGGCCGTGAAATCGCACGCGCCCAACGCGAACACCGCCAATTCTATCCCCGGCCCGGCTGGGTTGAACACGATCCCTTGGAAATCCTCGCCCAGACCCAGGCCGTGGTGGCGGGGGCGCTGGAACGGGCGGGCCTGGGCCCGTCCCAACTCGCCGCCGTCGGCATCGCCAACCAGCGCGAGACGGTGGTGTTGTGGGAGCGGGAAACCGGGCGGCCAGTCCATAACGCCATCGTCTGGCAGGATACCCGCACCGCCGAGTTGTGCGGGCGGCTGGCCGGGGAATTCGGCCAGGATCGGTTCCGGGCGCGGACCGGCCTGCCTATCGCGACCTATTTTTCCGGCCCCAAACTGGGTTGGCTGCTGGACCATGTGGAGGGGGCGCGGGCCAGGGCGGAGCGCGGCGAACTGCTGTGCGGCACCATCGACACCTGGTTGATTTGGAATCTGAGCGGCGGTCCCAGGGGCGGCGTCCATATCACCGATCCCAGCAATGCCTCGCGTACCCTGTTGATGGATTTGGCCCGGCTGGAGTGGGATGCCGGGTTATTGGAGGCCATGGCGATCCCGCGCCCGCTGCTCCCGGAAATCCATGCTTCCTCTGAGGTTTACGGCGTATGCGCGGGAAGCTTGAGCGGCGTGCCCCTGGCCGGGGATTTGGGCGACCAGCAAGCGGCTTTGTTCGGGCAGGGCTGTTTTGCGCCGGGCGAGGCCAAGAACACCTATGGCACCGGCTGCTTCATGCTGCTGAATACCGGACGGGAGCCGGTGGTGTCGCGCCAAGGCTTATTGACCACGGTGGCCTACCGCCTGGGATCGGAACCGCCGGTCTATGCCCTGGAAGGTTCGGTGGCGGTGACGGGAGCGCTGGTGCAATGGCTCCGGGACAATCTGGGGCTGATCGACAGCGCCGCCGAGGTCGAGACCCTGGCCGCGACCGTCGCGGACAATGGCGGCATCTACATCGTGCCGGCCTTTTCCGGGCTGTTCGCGCCCTATTGGCGCGGCGACGCCCGCGGGGCCATCGTCGGCTTGACCCGCTATGTCAACAAGGGCCATTTCGCCCGCGCCGCCCTGGAAGCCGCCGCCTACCAGACCCGTGAAATCCTCGACGCCATGCGCGATGAAACCGGCCAGGCCCTGGCGGAACTCAAGGTCGATGGCGGCATGGTGGCGAACGATTTATTGATGGGCTTCCAGGCCGACCTGTTGGGTATGCCGGTGGTGCGTCCGGCCATCGCCGAAACCACGGCGCTGGGCGCGGCCTATGCCGCCGGTTTGGCGGTCGGATTCTGGCGCGATGTGGACGAATTGCGCGGACTGTGGCGGCGCGACCGGGTGTGGTCGCCCACGATGGCCCCCGCAACCCGCGAATGCTTGTACGCGGATTGGAAAAAGGCGGTGACGCGGACGTTCGATTGGGTGGAATGAAGGAGGCGGGTTCCGGGCCGTTCAGTCCCCATTCACCGGCCCAGGCCGATACTCTGTCCCGGCTCGTTCGATCACAGAGGAAAAACGCCATGAACATCCCGAACCGTATCTTGAGCGTCCTGGCTTGCGTCGCGATCCTATCCGCCTGCGCCGCGCCCGGCAACTATGGTTATAGCCAGCCCGGCTATCGCGGGGCGCTGACCGGGGCCGCCGTGGGGGCGGCGGGGGGTGCCCTGCTGGGCTACGCCGCCGACGGGGGGCGCGGCAACGGGGCTGTGACCGGAGGGGCGCTGGGCGCTGTGGCGGGCGGGGCGATTGGCTATGCCATGGACCGCAACCAGGAGCGTTCCGACCCGTATCCCTCGTACCCCCAAGACCGTTCGGGTTACCGTCCCCGCTAGCGCGTGGGGGTGCGGAAGATTCCGGGTGTTTGGAGTCCAAGACCGGCTTTGCGCCGACGCATCGGCCTCACGGCCAGGAGGGGGATGCGCCCTGGCATAAGGATTCGCAAGGCACGCCGTCCTTGTCGCTGTCCAGGCGCTTGACCCCGCAGCGCTGGAGATAGAACAGCGCCTCGCCGCAATCCACCATCTCGCCGCAAGTACGCTTGGCCCCGCAGAGGCCGCCGCGTTGGGCCTCGCGGTGTGTGCCGCCGTCCATGTGGCGGAATTCCCAAGGCGGCTGGGGGTTCCGCGCCGACCACAGGCCGATCCGCCGCCGCCGCGCTTCCGCCTCGTAGCCGCGCAACGCCGCGTCCTGGCTGTATTGGGCGTAGAACCAAGCATGGCCCGCCTTCACCTGCTCGGCGTTGGCATCGGTGCCGCCGCAGCTGACCCGGCCCAAGGTCCGGTCGTATTTGTCCACGCCCTGGTCGTGGATACTGGCATCGCGGTTGAGGCACAGGCCCACCAGCGCCCGCCGGGCCGCCTCGCCGTGGGGTTGGTCCAGTTCCGGGGCGTCGATCTCGTTCAGGCGTACCGTGACTTCGCGGCCCGCCCGTAGCAGCGTCAGCGTATCCCCGTCATGCACCCGCAGCACCCGGCCCGACCAATCCCCGGCCTCCGCCGCGCCCCAGGCCAAAAGCGCCGCGCCCGCCGCCGCCAATCTCAAGCATAATCCGCGCAACGCCGCACCGGGTTTGGTCCGGCGCATCCTTCCTGTGTGTTGAATGGGGCAAGCCATGACAGTGTTTTCCAGGTTCGTGAAGATCGAAATTCCCGAGCGGCTCGACGGGGCCACGACCGGCAAAAATCCCGAGTTCGAGGTCCGGTTCGCCGCCGATGGCGCGATTCCGTTCCCGCAGGTGATCCTGCACGGCCAAGGCCAGCAAAAGCTCGTCAACGGCGCGGCCATCCGCTTGTTAGGGGAGAGCGCGGACGGCGTGTGGACCTATGCCGCCACCGTGCCCGCCGGTTTATTGCTGGCGGGCGAAATCAGCCTGCAAATTGAAGGCTGCCGCACGGCCGATTTGGGACAGGCGGGCGGTGGCGATTGGATCAAGGTATACCGCACGCTCAAGATGAGCCTGCCGACCCGGCCCAAGCCGGAAGTCCGGGTGTCGGTGGCGGGCGGCGGGCCGGTCAAGGTGTATTTCGGCATCCATAAGCACATGCACCAGCCGTACTACAACACCACCGACCGCGATTATTGGGACGGTGAGAAGGACGGCATCTTCGGCTCGCGGGTCGGCAACTATACCGGCTTCGTGCCTGAGGCGGTGCGGCAATACATCGACGGCGGTTTGCCGCATGGGGGGCTTTCCACCAGTTGGAGCGGTTCCTTGATCGAGCAACTGGACCGCTGCGCCGAGCGGGGCTGGTGCGGCGGCGGTTTTTCCGGCTGGAACGGGGCGTTGCGCGACATGGCGGAGGCCAAGACCGCGCTGGGGAATCCCCGGCTGTCGTTCTCGGCCTTTGGGTTTTTCCATCCGCTGATGGCCTTGATTCCGCACCGCGACATCGTGCGCCAGATCGAATGGCACCGGGGCATCGTCCGCGCCGTCTTTGGGGCCGAGGCGTCGCGGGTGCTGTTCCCGCCGGAAACCGCCTTCCATGTGCGGATGATCCCGGCCTTGCTGGAGGCCGGGATCGAGGCGGTGATCTACGACTCCATCCACCGCTACCGCGCCTGCCGCGATTATCCCTATGCCGGGCCGGGGGGGGGTCTATTGCCGCCCAATCCGGCGGAACAGGCCAATCCGCCGGTGGACGATTGGCTGCAATTGCGCAACATTTGGGCCGGCTCGAAGATTTCGCCCAGCCTGCTGCGGCCCGAATATGTCGGCTACGAAGACCCGGACGGGCGGCTCCACACCATCATCGCCGTGCCCGCCGAGCGTTATATCGGCAACGAGGACGCCCGTGGCGGTTTCGGTGCCTTGCAATATCCCGATGTGTTGGGGCAGGTCTACGACCGGGTGGTGGAAACCGGAAGTTTCGATCCCGCGCATCCGCCGTTCTTCCTGCTGCATTCCGACGGCGATAACCACGGCGGCGGGGCCGACAGCTATTACCGCCACAACACCGGAGCCCTGGTGCGCTGGCTCCAAAACGATCCGCGCTTCGAACTGACCACGGTCGAGGATTATCTGCGGCGCTTCCCGCCCGATCCCAAGCATGTGGTGCATGTCGAGCCGGGTTCGTGGAGCGGGGCCGACAACGGCGATCCCCAGTTCATGAAGTGGTTCAGCCGCTACGACCAGCCTTATTCGCCCGATCTCAACTCCTGGGCGGTGCTGACCGCCTTGCAGAACAGGGTTTATACGCTGGAGGAGGCGGGGGCCGAATCGCCCGCCCTGGCCGAGGCGGTGCGCCTGCTGCTGACCGCCGAGACCAGTTGCTATTGGTACTGGACCGGGCAGCGGGTGTGGGATCAGCAGGTGACGAATGCCGCCAATCTGGCTTATGGACTCATCCAGGGCGCGGTGGAGGCGGTGGTGCGGGCGGGCCGCGACCGTACCGGGCCGACCCTTTTCGCGCCCTGGGTCACGCCGGAGAATCCGGGCGGGAAGCGCTGGGGCAATGGGGGCCTGCTGGACGCGCCGCGCGAGGGCGTGGTGCATAGCTTCGTGTCCGATGTGTCGGGGCTGGAGCGGGTGGATTTGGTGTTGCGGACGGCGGGTGGGGAAACCCGGCTGAAGATGCGGAGCCATGGGGCTTATCCTTCCGAAACCGGGGCCAGGGTGACGGCGGAGTATTTCACCGCCGCATTGCCGGTCGGGGCGGGGGAGGTGAGGTATTACATCGAGGCCGAGGATAAATGCGGGAATGTGGCGCGGGGGGCGTTGGAGCGGGTGTTTTTGGCTTGAGGGTTCATGGGAGGGGCGGCGCGATGATGCGCCGCCTTTGCCGTTCCCGCGTGGCCCGGATTCCGTGGCGCGCCATGAGCTTTCCGGCTTGGCTTTTCCGAACAACCGCGAAAAACCAAAAAAGGGCCGGTTTAACCGGCCCCGCGCCAAATTTTAATTGGCCTCGCCCTTCGCCTCCGGCGGCTTCCTGAGCTTGATCCCCAACTCCCGCAACTGCATATCCGTGACTGGCGCGGGCGCATCGATCATCGGACACCACGCCGATTGGGTCTTGGGGAAGGCCATCACTTCGCGGATTGAGTTGGCCCCGCTCATCAGCATCACCAAGCGGTCCAGGCCGAAGGCGATACCGCCATGCGGCGGAGCGCCGTATTTCAGCGCGGTCAGCAGGAAGCCGAACTTCTGCTGGGCCTCCTCGTCCTCGATACCGAGCAGCTTGAACACCACATCCTGCATGTCCTGGCGATGGATACGCACCGAACCGCCGCCGATCTCGGTGCCGTTCAGCACCATGTCGTAGCCCTTCGACAGCGCCTTGCCGGGATCGGCCTTGAGTTCCTCCACGCCGCACTTGGGCGCGGTGAAAGGATGGTGCATCGCGAACCAGCGCCCGTCCTTGTCGTCCCATTCGAACATCGGGAAATCCACCACCCATAGGGGCTTCCACTCGCCTTCCGCGAAGCCGCGCTCATGACCCAGTTTGATGCGCAACGCGCCCAAGGCCTCGCTGACGATCTTGGCCTTGTCGGCCCCGAAGAACACCACGTCGCCGGTTTCCGCGCCGACCCGGTCCAGGATCGCCAGCACGGCTTCGGGCGGCAGGAATTTCACGATGGGCGATTGCAAACCCTCGATCCCGGTGGCGCGGTCGGTGACTTTGATATAGGCCAAGCCCTTGGCGCCGTAGATGGCGACGAAGGCGGCCAGATCATCCAGTTCCTTGCGCGACAGTTCCGCGCCCTTGGGTAGGCGCAGGGCAGCGACCCGGCCTTCCGGGTCTTTGGCCGCGCCCGCGAATACCTTGAATTCGCAGGTGGTCAGCAAATCGGCCACGTCCACCAGCTTGAAGGGCACGCGCAAATCCGGCTTGTCCGAACCGTAGTCGCGCATGGCTTCTGCATAGGTCATGCGCGGGAACGGGTTGGGCAGTTCCGCGTCCAGCACCTCTTTGAACAGGGCGCGGATCATCTCCTCCATCAGGTCGGTGATGGCGTCCTGGTCCATGAACGAGGTTTCGATATCGAGTTGGGTGAATTCCGGCTGGCGGTCGGCGCGGAGGTCTTCGTCGCGGAAGCAGCGCACCACTTGATAATAGCGGTCCAGGCCGGACACCATCAGCAATTGCTTGTAGAGCTGGGGCGATTGCGGCAGGGCGAAGAAATGGTTCGGGTGGGTGCGGCTCGGCACCAGATAATCGCGGGCGCCTTCCGGGGTGGCCTTGGTCAGGAACGGCGTCTCGATTTCCCAAAAGCCGTTGGCATCCATGAAGCCGCGCAGGGAGCGGGTGATGTCGCGGCGCATCCTGAGCTTTTGCTGCATGGCCGGGCGGCGCAGGTCGATGTAGCGGTAGCGCAAGCGGGTTTCCTCGCTGACCTCGACCTCGCTTTCCAACGGGAAGGGCGGGGTTTCGGCCTTGTTGAGGATTTCCAACTGGGTCGCCAACACCTCGACCTTGCCGGTGCCCAGGTTGGGGTTTTCGGTGCCGGCGGGGCGGGAGCGCACCTTGCCGTGGACCTTCAGCACATACTCGCTGCGGACGCTTTCCGCCAGCTTGAAGGCGTCGGCGTAATCGGGATCGAACACGACCTGGACCAAGCCTTCCCGGTCGCGCAGGTCGATGAAAATGACGCCGCCGTGGTCGCGGCGGCGGTGGGTCCAGCCACAGAGATCAACTTCTTGATCCAACTGGCTTTCGGTCAATTCTCCACATCGGTGGCTACGCATGGCCTGGGTCTCCCGTGAGTAAAAAGGCGGGAATCTTACGGGGCGGTCGTCCGTGGCACAAGCTCATGAGGCATCGGCGGCGGCGGGTTTGGCTTCCGTTTTGGCGGCGCCTTCCCCGGCCAGATTCTTTTTCTTGTCCTTGCCGCCCTTGAAGTCGGTTTCGTACCAGCCGCCGCCCTTGAGCCGGAAGCCCGCCGCCGAAATCAGCTTGGTCAATTCCAGGTCGCCGCAGGCCGGGCATTCCTTCAGCGGGTCGTCGGAGATTTTCTGGATGGCTTCCAGTTCGTGACCGCAGGCTTTGCATTGGTATTCGTAGATAGGCATGGGGATAACCTCTTAAAGTGGAAGGGGAAAACAAGTTTCCACTATAGGGCTGTCCACCGCGTTTTCAATAGCCGGGCGCTACAATGGGCCTTTCACCGCCAGCGACAGCCG includes:
- a CDS encoding diguanylate cyclase domain-containing protein, which translates into the protein MAELLSFSHFMPHGNCYLWLPSVLWLHVVSDGLIVLSYYSIPFAILALVRRRTDLQFDWMLRLFGLFIFLCGTTHLLAIWTTWVPDYWLSGLVKAVTALASMATAALIWPLLPKLVAIPSARQLLAINQELAEILEKHRATECELRTLSLAMAHSSSMVIITDIQGVIEYCNPAFCQGTGYEERELLGHKVSILGSGFTDPAIYQDLWRTLSEGRSWQGELLDRKKNGDLYWSMLYIAPVKDGDGAITHYVAVSHDISELKNSEETIRRLAFYDPLTELPNRALFKERLEQALLRARRDNRMFALLYIDLDRFKHINDSLGHIVGDKLLIEVGQRLKRQLRGTDTVARLGGDEFAVILGDLADPGMAAEIGHALCVAVDSPYSIDGHALSVSASIGISLYPEDHIDIEELIRMADNALYRAKDAGRNQFAYYSKAPDPVRLEWPTPETGRTQAHTNRMAASAPAQMGGRS
- a CDS encoding YccF domain-containing protein, whose translation is MSLLGNLLWLLFGGFIAGLGYLLGGLALCLTVVGIPFGLQSIKLGLAVFAPFGKDVVELPDANSVLRVVFNLLWILLFGWPIAVAHLTSAGILALTIIGIPFAVQHIKLIPLSLLPFGRDLR
- a CDS encoding thermonuclease family protein, with the protein product MRRTKPGAALRGLCLRLAAAGAALLAWGAAEAGDWSGRVLRVHDGDTLTLLRAGREVTVRLNEIDAPELDQPHGEAARRALVGLCLNRDASIHDQGVDKYDRTLGRVSCGGTDANAEQVKAGHAWFYAQYSQDAALRGYEAEARRRRIGLWSARNPQPPWEFRHMDGGTHREAQRGGLCGAKRTCGEMVDCGEALFYLQRCGVKRLDSDKDGVPCESLCQGASPSWP
- the aspS gene encoding aspartate--tRNA ligase translates to MRSHRCGELTESQLDQEVDLCGWTHRRRDHGGVIFIDLRDREGLVQVVFDPDYADAFKLAESVRSEYVLKVHGKVRSRPAGTENPNLGTGKVEVLATQLEILNKAETPPFPLESEVEVSEETRLRYRYIDLRRPAMQQKLRMRRDITRSLRGFMDANGFWEIETPFLTKATPEGARDYLVPSRTHPNHFFALPQSPQLYKQLLMVSGLDRYYQVVRCFRDEDLRADRQPEFTQLDIETSFMDQDAITDLMEEMIRALFKEVLDAELPNPFPRMTYAEAMRDYGSDKPDLRVPFKLVDVADLLTTCEFKVFAGAAKDPEGRVAALRLPKGAELSRKELDDLAAFVAIYGAKGLAYIKVTDRATGIEGLQSPIVKFLPPEAVLAILDRVGAETGDVVFFGADKAKIVSEALGALRIKLGHERGFAEGEWKPLWVVDFPMFEWDDKDGRWFAMHHPFTAPKCGVEELKADPGKALSKGYDMVLNGTEIGGGSVRIHRQDMQDVVFKLLGIEDEEAQQKFGFLLTALKYGAPPHGGIAFGLDRLVMLMSGANSIREVMAFPKTQSAWCPMIDAPAPVTDMQLRELGIKLRKPPEAKGEAN
- a CDS encoding FmdB family zinc ribbon protein, with amino-acid sequence MPIYEYQCKACGHELEAIQKISDDPLKECPACGDLELTKLISAAGFRLKGGGWYETDFKGGKDKKKNLAGEGAAKTEAKPAAADAS
- a CDS encoding glycine zipper domain-containing protein, with the protein product MNIPNRILSVLACVAILSACAAPGNYGYSQPGYRGALTGAAVGAAGGALLGYAADGGRGNGAVTGGALGAVAGGAIGYAMDRNQERSDPYPSYPQDRSGYRPR
- a CDS encoding glycosyl hydrolase family 57 produces the protein MTVFSRFVKIEIPERLDGATTGKNPEFEVRFAADGAIPFPQVILHGQGQQKLVNGAAIRLLGESADGVWTYAATVPAGLLLAGEISLQIEGCRTADLGQAGGGDWIKVYRTLKMSLPTRPKPEVRVSVAGGGPVKVYFGIHKHMHQPYYNTTDRDYWDGEKDGIFGSRVGNYTGFVPEAVRQYIDGGLPHGGLSTSWSGSLIEQLDRCAERGWCGGGFSGWNGALRDMAEAKTALGNPRLSFSAFGFFHPLMALIPHRDIVRQIEWHRGIVRAVFGAEASRVLFPPETAFHVRMIPALLEAGIEAVIYDSIHRYRACRDYPYAGPGGGLLPPNPAEQANPPVDDWLQLRNIWAGSKISPSLLRPEYVGYEDPDGRLHTIIAVPAERYIGNEDARGGFGALQYPDVLGQVYDRVVETGSFDPAHPPFFLLHSDGDNHGGGADSYYRHNTGALVRWLQNDPRFELTTVEDYLRRFPPDPKHVVHVEPGSWSGADNGDPQFMKWFSRYDQPYSPDLNSWAVLTALQNRVYTLEEAGAESPALAEAVRLLLTAETSCYWYWTGQRVWDQQVTNAANLAYGLIQGAVEAVVRAGRDRTGPTLFAPWVTPENPGGKRWGNGGLLDAPREGVVHSFVSDVSGLERVDLVLRTAGGETRLKMRSHGAYPSETGARVTAEYFTAALPVGAGEVRYYIEAEDKCGNVARGALERVFLA
- the glpK gene encoding glycerol kinase GlpK, which gives rise to MNPYLAAIDQGTTSTRCLIFDRQGREIARAQREHRQFYPRPGWVEHDPLEILAQTQAVVAGALERAGLGPSQLAAVGIANQRETVVLWERETGRPVHNAIVWQDTRTAELCGRLAGEFGQDRFRARTGLPIATYFSGPKLGWLLDHVEGARARAERGELLCGTIDTWLIWNLSGGPRGGVHITDPSNASRTLLMDLARLEWDAGLLEAMAIPRPLLPEIHASSEVYGVCAGSLSGVPLAGDLGDQQAALFGQGCFAPGEAKNTYGTGCFMLLNTGREPVVSRQGLLTTVAYRLGSEPPVYALEGSVAVTGALVQWLRDNLGLIDSAAEVETLAATVADNGGIYIVPAFSGLFAPYWRGDARGAIVGLTRYVNKGHFARAALEAAAYQTREILDAMRDETGQALAELKVDGGMVANDLLMGFQADLLGMPVVRPAIAETTALGAAYAAGLAVGFWRDVDELRGLWRRDRVWSPTMAPATRECLYADWKKAVTRTFDWVE